One Vigna unguiculata cultivar IT97K-499-35 chromosome 7, ASM411807v1, whole genome shotgun sequence genomic region harbors:
- the LOC114192267 gene encoding non-specific lipid-transfer protein-like protein At2g13820 yields MAFRGFVLCVVTVMVATMWTQNATAQSGCTSTLTSLSPCLNYIMGSSSTPSTSCCSQLSTVVQSSPQCLCSVLNGGSTFGITINQTLALSLPGACKVQTPPVSQCQAGNGPTSPSTAPVGSPSDSSPESPQESISPSASDFPSGAGSKTVPSTDGGSSDGNAIEVPSHMVFYLIAVVSCVLTFIKF; encoded by the exons ATGGCTTTTAGAGGGTTTGTGTTGTGTGTAGTTACGGTTATGGTGGCCACTATGTGGACTCAAAATGCTACTGCTCAATCAGGTTGCACCAGCACACTCACTAGCTTGAGCCCTTGCCTGAACTACATAATGGGAAGTTCTTCAACCCCATCAACTTCATGTTGCTCTCAGCTCTCCACCGTTGTCCAATCTTCACCACAGTGCCTTTGCTCCGTGCTCAATGGTGGTTCCACTTTCGGAATTACCATCAATCAGACTCTTGCTTTGTCTCTCCCTGGCGCTTGTAAAGTTCAAACTCCCCCAGTTAGCCAGTGTCAAG CTGGGAATGGACCAACATCTCCTTCCACTGCTCCAGTTGGTTCTCCTTCTGATTCTTCACCTGAATCCCCTCAAGAATCAATATCACCTTCTGCTTCAGACTTTCCCTCAG GTGCAGGATCTAAAACAGTGCCATCAACAGATGGTGGTTCATCTGATGGAAACGCTATTGAAGTCCCCTCTCACATGGTGTTCTATCTTATTGCCGTTGTGTCTTGTGTTTTAACTTTTATCAAGTTCTGA
- the LOC114192200 gene encoding uncharacterized protein LOC114192200, with the protein MPPYDCMFLFKPHIAKEAILDLVVRVGKHVSGRNGVVTDVKNLGIVQLGYGVKKLDGRYYQGTLMQMSMMATPGINKELHYLNKEDRLLRWLLVKQRNTKSGLEVLEDEGRWELSKFSQISKDDEEDEDDDDEEYQIEEEETK; encoded by the exons ATGCCTCCTTACGATTGTATGTTTCTGTTTAAACCTCATATCGCGAAAGAAGCTATTTTGGATTTAGTTGTAAGGGTGGGAAAACATGTGTCCGGAAGAAATGGGGTTGTCACTGATGTTAAGAATCTCGGAATCGTTCAATTGGGATATGGTGTGAAGAAGCTGGATGGCAGATATTATCAG GGGACGCTGATGCAAATGAGCATGATGGCTACACCTGGAATCAACAAAGAGTTGCATTACCTAAACAAAGAAGACCGGTTATTGCGTTGGCTTTTGGTCAAGCAACGTAACACAAAATCTGGGCTTGAGGTTCTTGAGGATGAAGGTAGGTGGGAGCTAAGCAAATTTTCCCAAATCAGTAAAGAtgatgaagaggatgaagatgatgacgatGAGGAGTACCAAATtgaggaagaagaaacaaagTAA